A single region of the Salipaludibacillus sp. LMS25 genome encodes:
- a CDS encoding diaminopimelate epimerase, translated as MKREIDFVKFNPTQNMTILIEDDNVVQDYEKIATKIMAYDSVYGEQVGFVKTPLNKKASALLRMAGGEFCGNACMALGTLKAFEQELDIDEKVDIVLEVSGTDSLIVCQVRRTAHKYCCQLNMPIPTTLEQTTLHYEGSELSVTFVIYREAIHLIINVDGITDSLKDKAESLARLLGGNLNTHLIGVLMYNPISNELAPLIYVPHLDSMMWERGCGSGTASIGAYLTWKNKRKTVAEISQPGGTITVSGNYLAGEIRHLNIEGSVELVAKGTAYIDV; from the coding sequence ATGAAGCGAGAGATAGATTTTGTGAAATTTAACCCGACTCAAAACATGACGATTCTTATTGAGGATGACAACGTGGTGCAAGACTACGAAAAGATCGCAACTAAAATAATGGCCTATGATAGCGTGTATGGGGAACAAGTGGGGTTTGTTAAAACACCTTTAAATAAAAAAGCGTCCGCATTACTTCGCATGGCAGGAGGTGAATTTTGTGGTAATGCATGCATGGCATTAGGCACTTTAAAGGCGTTCGAGCAAGAGCTCGATATCGATGAAAAGGTAGATATCGTTTTAGAGGTTTCGGGCACAGATAGCTTAATCGTGTGCCAAGTGAGGAGAACCGCCCATAAGTATTGCTGTCAATTGAACATGCCTATTCCTACAACGTTGGAGCAAACGACCTTACATTATGAAGGGAGTGAGCTGTCTGTCACATTCGTCATCTATAGAGAAGCGATTCATCTCATCATAAACGTTGACGGCATCACCGACTCGCTAAAGGACAAAGCAGAATCGTTAGCAAGACTGCTAGGAGGGAATCTAAACACCCATCTAATTGGGGTTTTAATGTATAACCCTATATCCAATGAATTGGCGCCCCTTATCTATGTGCCACACCTCGATAGCATGATGTGGGAAAGAGGCTGTGGATCTGGGACAGCTTCTATAGGAGCCTATCTCACTTGGAAAAATAAAAGGAAGACTGTAGCGGAGATTAGCCAGCCCGGCGGCACTATCACCGTGTCAGGCAACTATTTAGCTGGAGAAATACGCCATCTTAACATTGAAGGAAGTGTTGAACTCGTTGCTAAAGGAACAGCTTACATAGACGTTTAA
- a CDS encoding nicotianamine synthase family protein: MTTLTTFQDYLSGLLTQFDDLVDTYDHTMTYSPELERLLDEYSTFITDEANKNVWEQLIHEDNNELNQLVVKLRKQSARCVAIMEKYRALKLLNHHESMTDYFKNIESSIESEFGSFHVTSKSKVLLVGSGSFPMTLLLIAKRTGADVIGIDIDDEAVQLGRKVVEKLGKGLNVRLEQSPVENIDTLKAVTHVIFSSTVEQKYDLLDHLHPLTHKDVVVAMRYGDQLKSLFNYPSREVDEQKWRKVNAIVRPEHVFDIILYQKA, encoded by the coding sequence ATGACGACGTTAACAACCTTTCAAGATTATTTGAGTGGACTTTTAACACAGTTCGATGATTTGGTAGACACCTATGATCATACGATGACTTACAGTCCAGAGTTAGAGAGGTTACTCGATGAGTATTCTACATTCATTACAGATGAGGCTAATAAAAACGTATGGGAACAACTCATACATGAAGACAATAATGAGTTGAATCAACTGGTTGTGAAATTAAGAAAGCAATCAGCACGCTGTGTGGCGATTATGGAGAAATACCGCGCATTAAAACTATTAAATCACCATGAAAGCATGACAGACTACTTTAAAAATATTGAGTCAAGTATAGAAAGTGAGTTTGGTAGCTTCCATGTCACGTCGAAGTCAAAAGTCTTATTAGTCGGTTCAGGCTCATTCCCCATGACACTACTGCTAATTGCTAAGCGGACAGGAGCAGATGTCATTGGAATCGATATTGATGACGAGGCAGTACAACTTGGCAGAAAAGTTGTTGAAAAACTAGGAAAAGGGTTAAATGTGAGATTAGAACAGTCACCAGTAGAAAACATAGACACACTAAAAGCGGTCACTCATGTTATTTTTAGCTCCACTGTTGAACAGAAGTACGATCTACTAGATCACTTACATCCATTGACCCATAAGGATGTGGTGGTGGCCATGCGCTATGGTGACCAGTTGAAATCGTTATTTAATTACCCAAGCCGAGAGGTAGATGAGCAAAAATGGCGAAAGGTCAACGCAATCGTACGCCCAGAGCATGTATTTGATATTATCTTGTATCAAAAGGCATAG
- a CDS encoding opine metallophore biosynthesis dehydrogenase — MKAFKRVLLLGTGPVAVQLAVIIKRHLTCQIGIAGRKSVRSDAFFDALTDQQQCLYVATQNSKDDNLAGDCRVDEVFTDYETVKGEWDTLILTVTTDAYLDVLKQLDKTVLKAVTCIVLISPTFGSNRLVATYMRAFGDTREVISFSTYLGDTRWRDATPSNRVLTTAVKHNLYIGSTHGESENVNTLCDLYDTLGVNVNVMASPIEAESRNISLYVHPPLVMNDFSLRHIFEKQETKTYVYKMYPEGPITYALIRHMLAHWKEIMTILKALNIAGINLLKFMTEDNYPVRPESLPREEIENFNQLAPIHQEYLVYIRYTSLLIDPFSKPDSTGRYFDFSAVPIRHVFVNSEGLLDIPRMPKEDYYRLKIIQGIAHHLQVKSDTIDHFIQTYEDALRKAAQSHQGEPLSDAFTVQTFHEDIAMIISHLKTPTS; from the coding sequence ATGAAGGCTTTTAAGCGAGTCCTACTATTAGGGACAGGACCTGTTGCAGTTCAACTTGCGGTTATTATTAAACGTCATCTCACGTGTCAAATTGGTATCGCCGGCAGAAAATCAGTTCGCTCCGACGCTTTTTTTGACGCTTTAACAGATCAGCAACAATGCCTGTACGTGGCCACTCAAAACAGTAAGGATGACAACCTAGCAGGTGACTGTAGGGTTGACGAGGTGTTTACAGACTATGAAACGGTAAAAGGTGAGTGGGATACGCTTATTCTGACAGTCACAACAGATGCTTATTTAGACGTACTCAAGCAATTGGATAAAACCGTTTTAAAAGCAGTCACATGTATCGTCTTAATCTCCCCGACATTCGGTTCGAATCGTTTAGTAGCCACTTATATGAGGGCTTTTGGTGACACGAGAGAGGTTATTAGCTTTTCAACGTACTTGGGGGATACAAGATGGCGAGATGCCACGCCGTCAAATCGTGTTTTAACGACAGCGGTCAAACATAACCTTTATATCGGCTCTACGCATGGTGAATCGGAAAATGTTAACACGTTATGTGACCTCTATGACACATTAGGGGTGAATGTAAACGTGATGGCATCACCCATTGAGGCAGAGTCGCGAAATATCTCCTTATACGTTCATCCGCCATTAGTTATGAATGATTTCTCACTTCGTCACATCTTTGAAAAGCAAGAAACGAAAACATATGTGTACAAAATGTATCCAGAAGGCCCGATTACGTACGCTTTAATTCGCCATATGTTGGCCCATTGGAAAGAAATCATGACGATTTTAAAGGCTCTTAATATTGCTGGCATCAATTTGCTGAAGTTTATGACAGAGGATAATTACCCAGTAAGACCGGAAAGTTTACCACGGGAAGAGATTGAAAATTTTAATCAGTTAGCCCCGATCCATCAAGAGTATTTAGTCTATATTCGTTACACGTCCTTGCTGATAGATCCTTTTTCTAAGCCGGATAGTACAGGCCGCTATTTTGATTTTTCTGCGGTTCCTATAAGACACGTTTTCGTTAACAGCGAAGGATTATTAGACATACCAAGGATGCCTAAGGAAGACTATTACCGGTTAAAGATCATCCAAGGAATTGCCCACCATTTACAAGTAAAAAGCGACACAATCGATCACTTCATACAGACATATGAAGACGCCCTGCGCAAAGCGGCTCAATCTCATCAAGGAGAGCCTTTATCTGATGCATTCACTGTTCAAACGTTTCATGAAGATATAGCGATGATTATTAGTCACTTAAAAACGCCCACTTCTTGA
- the nikA gene encoding nickel ABC transporter substrate-binding protein: MMFVSFIVLIGTVLTACTGGEESDADIEVSTQTQEEIVYATAQDINDMNPHLYTGSMPAQGMIYESLVENTEEGIEPLLAESWEISDDGTVYTFHLREDVTFHDGEPFNAEAVKKNIDAVQANAETHAWIKLSTQIEDCRVVDEYTVELALSEAYYPTLVELSMTRPYVFISPNDFIDEGTKDGVTGFHGTGPYMLTDHKVDEYATFTANDAYWGGEPAIETITSKVLPAGETTFLALQKGEVNFVFTDDRGVDTLDVEAIDQLVASGAYQLIRSDAMNTKMIVANSSQDESPVSERAVREAIWHAIDRETIAEDILDGSETVADTLFSSNIMYADVDLDRRSFDLEKATAILDEAGWLLEDGSNVRMKDGNALTMTLYYDSHSSSQKTQAEFIQATLIEAGVQLEIVGEESTSIANRRSTGEYELLFNQTWGLAYDPQSTIAAFTSEASYLHTTSGIAEADTLYQKIEDVMVTTDEDMRQNLYADILEIVHDEAVFIPISNGSLTVVAPTELEGVSFKQTQFELPFEHMSFE, from the coding sequence ATGATGTTTGTAAGTTTTATCGTTTTAATCGGCACGGTGTTAACAGCTTGTACAGGGGGAGAGGAGTCGGATGCTGACATAGAGGTAAGCACACAGACGCAAGAGGAAATTGTCTATGCTACGGCACAAGATATCAATGATATGAATCCTCATCTGTACACAGGGTCAATGCCAGCCCAAGGCATGATATATGAATCACTCGTTGAAAATACAGAAGAGGGTATAGAGCCGCTACTGGCGGAGTCTTGGGAGATATCTGATGATGGCACCGTATACACCTTTCATTTAAGGGAAGATGTGACCTTCCATGACGGGGAACCCTTTAATGCCGAGGCGGTGAAGAAAAATATTGACGCGGTACAAGCAAATGCGGAGACGCATGCGTGGATTAAATTATCCACGCAAATAGAAGATTGCCGTGTCGTTGATGAGTACACGGTTGAGCTGGCATTGTCTGAAGCGTATTATCCAACGTTAGTTGAGTTATCCATGACGCGACCTTACGTTTTCATATCGCCAAACGATTTTATAGATGAAGGAACAAAGGATGGTGTCACAGGGTTTCATGGTACCGGGCCATACATGTTAACGGATCATAAGGTTGATGAATACGCAACCTTCACAGCCAACGATGCTTATTGGGGAGGGGAGCCCGCCATCGAGACGATCACCTCTAAAGTACTCCCAGCAGGAGAAACAACATTTTTAGCTTTACAAAAAGGGGAAGTTAACTTTGTTTTTACAGATGATCGCGGTGTTGACACACTGGATGTGGAAGCGATCGATCAATTAGTGGCTTCTGGGGCGTACCAACTCATTAGAAGTGATGCCATGAACACGAAAATGATCGTGGCCAATAGTAGTCAAGATGAGAGCCCAGTGAGTGAACGGGCTGTACGAGAAGCGATTTGGCATGCCATTGATCGGGAAACGATTGCGGAGGACATTTTAGATGGTAGTGAAACCGTGGCGGACACCCTCTTTTCTTCTAATATCATGTATGCCGATGTGGATTTGGACAGACGTTCATTTGATTTAGAAAAAGCGACGGCCATTTTAGATGAAGCAGGTTGGTTATTAGAGGATGGGTCTAACGTGAGAATGAAGGACGGGAACGCATTAACAATGACGCTTTATTATGACAGTCACTCTTCTTCACAGAAAACACAGGCTGAATTTATTCAAGCCACTTTAATAGAAGCAGGTGTTCAACTAGAGATTGTCGGAGAAGAATCCACATCGATCGCCAATAGACGGTCAACAGGCGAGTATGAGTTGTTATTCAATCAAACATGGGGGCTGGCGTATGATCCGCAAAGTACGATCGCTGCGTTTACGTCAGAAGCGTCATATCTTCATACCACGAGTGGTATTGCGGAAGCCGACACGCTTTATCAAAAAATAGAAGACGTGATGGTAACGACGGATGAAGACATGAGACAAAATCTCTACGCGGATATTTTGGAGATCGTCCATGACGAAGCTGTTTTTATTCCTATTTCAAATGGCAGTCTCACGGTAGTAGCGCCAACAGAGCTAGAGGGCGTTTCTTTTAAGCAAACACAATTTGAGCTGCCATTTGAACACATGTCCTTTGAATAG
- the opp1B gene encoding nickel/cobalt ABC transporter permease produces the protein MGRYIVRRVLIAIPMLLIISFLTFLFINLAPLDPAEVVLKAQGVPTITDELMAQTKEELGMDRPFIVQYFNWLIASLQLDFGSSYVTGKPVWSLLGPAFLNTFKLTIVSSFFIIILSILLGVICALQEGKMMDKSIRGVSFFLTAIPSYWLASMMIWFVSVKLDLLPTNGMTSYQSYILPVTVIVISYAGIYFRNVRTSMISNLNEDYVLYGRACGLPEKTITMHILRNSLQVAMSIFGMAVPIILGSTVVIENVFAWPGLGSLTVRAILSRDFPIIQAYVLILAVAFIAFNTLSDIITAAMNPKIRNDL, from the coding sequence ATGGGAAGGTATATTGTGAGAAGAGTCCTTATCGCCATCCCCATGCTGTTAATCATCTCGTTTTTAACGTTTTTATTCATTAATCTTGCCCCATTAGATCCAGCAGAAGTGGTTTTGAAAGCGCAAGGAGTGCCGACGATTACAGATGAGTTAATGGCGCAAACGAAAGAAGAATTAGGCATGGATAGACCGTTTATTGTTCAGTATTTTAATTGGCTTATAGCGTCTTTACAGCTGGACTTTGGATCGTCCTATGTGACGGGAAAACCGGTTTGGTCTTTATTGGGACCGGCTTTTCTCAACACGTTTAAATTAACAATTGTGTCCTCTTTTTTCATCATCATCTTGTCGATTTTATTAGGGGTTATCTGCGCATTACAGGAAGGAAAGATGATGGATAAGTCGATCAGAGGTGTGTCCTTCTTCCTTACAGCGATCCCGTCTTATTGGCTTGCATCCATGATGATATGGTTTGTGTCTGTCAAGTTGGATTTATTACCGACAAATGGCATGACGTCTTATCAAAGCTACATCCTCCCTGTGACGGTCATCGTCATAAGCTATGCAGGTATTTATTTTAGAAATGTGAGAACGTCCATGATCAGTAACTTGAATGAAGATTATGTGTTATATGGGAGAGCGTGTGGATTACCAGAAAAGACAATTACGATGCACATCTTAAGAAATTCATTACAAGTGGCCATGTCTATTTTCGGGATGGCGGTCCCGATTATATTAGGAAGTACCGTGGTGATAGAAAATGTTTTTGCCTGGCCAGGGCTAGGGAGTTTAACAGTGAGAGCTATCTTAAGCCGAGATTTCCCGATCATTCAAGCGTACGTTTTGATATTAGCAGTGGCATTTATCGCATTTAATACGCTTTCTGACATTATAACGGCGGCGATGAATCCGAAGATAAGGAATGATCTTTAA
- the opp1C gene encoding nickel/cobalt ABC transporter permease translates to MKVLKQLGQDKLAAISLMIIVITVVVGIFAPLCAPHPPNEVNMALRHASPSWPYLLGNDHLGRCVLSRLIYGIRPSVLAVLVALIVSVLIGGLLGFLAGYFRGKVDAIIMRCCDVMLSFPGYVMTLAFVGIFGVGLENILIAFILVKWAWFARVIRTSVMQYAELEYVTFSKAIGMRHVTIMYKHLLPVTFLDIAVISSSAIGSMILQISGFSFLGLGIQAPNAEWGMMLNEARDIMFTQPQVMLAPGLAIVIVVSAFNFLSDALQVALDPKLINAKQRKIGRKPLSKVMIKEKEVI, encoded by the coding sequence ATGAAGGTGTTAAAACAACTAGGTCAAGACAAGTTAGCGGCTATTTCTCTCATGATCATTGTCATTACGGTTGTGGTCGGCATTTTTGCTCCTTTATGTGCGCCTCATCCCCCTAACGAAGTGAACATGGCTTTAAGACATGCCTCACCGTCATGGCCATACCTTTTAGGTAACGATCACTTAGGGCGATGCGTGTTGTCCAGGCTGATATATGGGATTCGCCCCAGTGTGTTGGCTGTGCTCGTAGCGTTAATCGTGTCTGTGCTAATAGGAGGCCTTTTAGGGTTTTTAGCCGGTTATTTTAGAGGAAAAGTGGATGCCATTATTATGAGGTGCTGTGATGTGATGCTCTCTTTCCCTGGTTATGTCATGACATTAGCCTTCGTCGGTATTTTTGGCGTCGGCCTAGAAAATATATTAATCGCCTTTATTTTAGTGAAATGGGCATGGTTTGCCCGTGTCATTAGAACGTCTGTCATGCAATACGCTGAATTGGAGTATGTGACGTTTTCCAAAGCAATCGGCATGCGTCACGTGACCATCATGTACAAACACTTGTTACCCGTTACGTTTTTAGATATTGCGGTCATATCAAGCAGTGCTATCGGGTCAATGATTTTGCAAATATCCGGTTTCTCGTTTTTAGGCTTAGGCATTCAAGCGCCCAATGCTGAATGGGGGATGATGCTAAACGAGGCGAGAGATATTATGTTTACGCAACCACAAGTCATGTTAGCACCTGGCTTAGCCATTGTCATTGTCGTGTCAGCCTTTAATTTTTTATCTGATGCGCTTCAAGTGGCGTTAGATCCCAAATTAATTAACGCTAAGCAACGTAAAATCGGCCGCAAACCTCTCTCAAAAGTCATGATTAAGGAAAAAGAGGTGATCTAA
- a CDS encoding ABC transporter ATP-binding protein: MTTILNVHNLKVWDGHTGQPIIHNSSFDLKQGSCLAIVGESGSGKSVTCRALMKLNKAPLMQSGEILFNGHNVNTLAEKKMRKLRGKNLYMILQNGMGAFDPSCVIGRYVKGILTEHFRWSIKEMEERMMKAMESVMLKNPAHIMTQYPHQLSGGMLQRMMIALAIVIEPDIIFADEPTTALDTISQFEVLEQLMALREKMGCSMIVISHDLAVVKKLADNVLVMRNGEIVERGQTQAVFSDPEHAYTRYLVSTRLALSDHFKKIMEGDPIVAEG, from the coding sequence ATGACCACGATTTTAAACGTTCACAATCTAAAGGTCTGGGATGGCCACACAGGACAGCCGATTATTCATAATAGTTCTTTCGATTTAAAGCAAGGAAGCTGTCTGGCGATTGTCGGAGAAAGCGGGAGCGGTAAATCTGTGACGTGCCGAGCACTTATGAAGTTGAATAAAGCCCCATTAATGCAATCAGGAGAGATTTTATTTAACGGTCACAACGTTAACACACTTGCGGAAAAGAAGATGAGAAAACTGAGAGGCAAAAACCTGTACATGATCTTACAAAATGGCATGGGCGCATTTGATCCGTCTTGTGTCATCGGGCGTTACGTAAAAGGGATTCTCACTGAGCATTTTCGTTGGAGTATAAAAGAGATGGAAGAAAGAATGATGAAAGCGATGGAAAGTGTCATGCTGAAAAACCCGGCTCACATTATGACCCAATACCCTCATCAACTGTCTGGTGGCATGCTCCAACGGATGATGATTGCTTTAGCTATTGTGATAGAGCCTGATATCATTTTTGCCGATGAACCGACGACCGCGCTTGATACGATTTCACAATTTGAAGTGTTAGAACAGTTGATGGCGCTGAGGGAAAAGATGGGCTGTTCCATGATAGTTATTTCTCATGATTTAGCAGTTGTTAAAAAGCTAGCGGATAACGTGTTAGTGATGAGGAATGGTGAGATTGTTGAAAGAGGTCAGACACAAGCTGTTTTTTCTGACCCAGAACATGCGTATACCCGCTATTTAGTGTCGACTAGATTAGCGTTAAGTGACCATTTTAAAAAAATAATGGAGGGAGACCCTATCGTTGCTGAAGGTTAG
- a CDS encoding ABC transporter ATP-binding protein: MLKVSHVSKSYKKGGMFSSKKQKVLHNVCFDCQAGECLGIIGESGSGKSTLGRLLLGVEKPDQGNITLNGQIVTNRHVRLGCMSAVFQNYQSSINPFFTVEDAIMEPLMMMSKNHVKSRQKVDQLLHDVGLSLSYKTTYPHELSGGEVQRVCIARAIATEPEWLILDEAISSLDMSIQLQILELLKALKKTYKMSYIFITHDIQAAAYMCDRVLIFKEGQVEEIIEIDQLKYVTSPYAKRLLKALITF, from the coding sequence TTGCTGAAGGTTAGTCATGTGTCCAAGTCCTACAAAAAAGGCGGGATGTTTTCTTCCAAAAAGCAGAAAGTGCTACATAATGTGTGTTTTGACTGTCAGGCTGGCGAATGTCTCGGCATTATTGGTGAGAGTGGCAGTGGGAAATCCACATTAGGCCGTTTGTTATTAGGGGTTGAAAAACCGGATCAAGGAAACATCACGTTAAACGGACAAATTGTTACTAACAGACATGTTAGATTAGGCTGCATGAGTGCCGTGTTCCAAAACTATCAATCGTCTATCAATCCCTTTTTTACAGTTGAGGACGCTATTATGGAACCACTCATGATGATGAGTAAGAACCATGTAAAGAGTCGTCAAAAAGTGGATCAGTTATTACATGACGTAGGGTTAAGTCTTTCCTACAAAACGACATACCCCCATGAATTATCCGGCGGGGAGGTTCAACGGGTATGTATTGCAAGAGCGATTGCAACTGAGCCTGAATGGCTTATATTAGACGAAGCGATTAGCTCGTTAGATATGTCTATTCAACTACAGATTCTTGAGCTCTTAAAAGCGTTAAAAAAGACGTACAAGATGAGCTATATTTTTATTACTCATGATATACAAGCGGCTGCTTATATGTGTGATAGAGTATTGATTTTCAAAGAGGGTCAAGTAGAGGAAATCATCGAGATTGACCAATTGAAGTATGTCACATCACCATATGCAAAGCGGCTCTTAAAGGCACTAATTACGTTTTAG
- a CDS encoding MFS transporter → MNGAMSWPFLRLYLLVLLYFSANAILNVFIPLRGESLGATNTTIGIIMGAYLFTTMFFRPWAGQIIQKHGPLKVLRFILVFNGLALILYTITGLGGYLIARMMQGVSTAFFSMALQIGIIDALPEEDRSQGISLYSLFSYIPGIIGPLLALGIWQGGMGYFAIVMVTIAILTGVFGFSANVDSAQSQPDTKHTDSNGNIFKSLSQLVRHPDLFRSSALMLVGSLIFGATTIFIPLYAVQVDKGNAGIFLMIMAATVVFARFTLRKRIPSDGKWHAPFMIGTMLLLALGSQSVSIAIYGGAFFFYVGAVLIGTAQALLYPTLTTYLSFVLPETSRNVLLGLFIAMADLGVSLGGIIMGPVADMLSYSWMYMVCAILSVTILVVVVYDRKKVVVQE, encoded by the coding sequence GTGAATGGAGCCATGTCATGGCCTTTTCTACGTTTGTATCTATTGGTACTTCTTTATTTTAGTGCCAATGCTATTTTAAATGTGTTTATTCCTCTGCGCGGGGAATCACTTGGAGCGACGAATACGACCATTGGCATTATAATGGGAGCCTACTTGTTTACGACGATGTTTTTTAGACCGTGGGCAGGACAAATTATTCAAAAGCATGGGCCGCTAAAAGTATTACGTTTTATACTCGTTTTCAATGGTTTGGCTTTAATTTTATATACGATAACAGGATTAGGAGGATACTTGATTGCACGCATGATGCAAGGGGTCTCCACAGCGTTTTTTTCCATGGCATTACAAATAGGCATTATCGATGCTTTACCGGAGGAAGATCGTTCTCAAGGGATTTCCCTGTATTCGTTATTTTCATATATACCGGGAATTATTGGGCCGCTGCTGGCATTAGGAATTTGGCAAGGTGGGATGGGATACTTCGCCATCGTCATGGTCACCATCGCCATCTTGACAGGCGTGTTTGGCTTTAGTGCTAACGTAGACAGCGCTCAAAGCCAACCTGATACTAAACATACTGATTCAAATGGGAACATATTTAAGTCATTAAGTCAGTTAGTTAGACATCCAGATTTATTTAGAAGTAGTGCCCTTATGCTAGTCGGGTCACTGATATTTGGCGCCACGACGATCTTTATCCCTCTGTATGCTGTTCAAGTGGACAAGGGGAACGCTGGGATTTTCCTTATGATCATGGCCGCTACCGTGGTGTTTGCCCGCTTTACATTAAGGAAAAGAATTCCTTCCGATGGCAAGTGGCATGCCCCTTTTATGATCGGGACGATGCTTTTATTAGCGTTAGGATCACAGAGTGTCAGCATAGCGATTTACGGCGGCGCCTTCTTTTTTTACGTAGGGGCAGTTTTGATAGGGACCGCCCAAGCATTGCTGTACCCGACGCTAACCACTTACTTAAGTTTTGTTCTGCCTGAGACGAGTCGCAATGTGCTATTAGGGTTGTTCATTGCCATGGCGGACCTAGGTGTCTCGTTAGGTGGTATCATTATGGGTCCAGTAGCGGATATGCTCTCCTACTCGTGGATGTATATGGTATGTGCCATTTTAAGTGTCACCATACTAGTCGTCGTCGTTTACGATCGAAAAAAAGTCGTGGTCCAGGAGTGA
- a CDS encoding aldo/keto reductase: MINLKQEGKLGFGTAPLGNMYRVIPEEEAKDTVKAAWEHGIRYFDTAPFYGAGLAEMRLGEVLSHYERDDYVLSTKVGRVVLDETEKKDGLFQYGRQNKVVDDYSAEGTRKSIEQSLERLQTDRLDIVYVHDISPDFHGDEWLSKFEEARTGAFRELTRLRDEGVIKAWGIGVNRTEPIELALELEETKPDIALQATRYTLLNHEHALKRLMPLAKEKGVDIVVGAPYGSGIIAGGSHYEYSEASSEISSTVDKLNALANAHNVNLIAAALQFSAAHPAVAAVIPGTTRPERIEQNIAALHEEIPTAFWQELRDKGFVSPEAPLPIDD, translated from the coding sequence ATGATCAATCTAAAACAAGAAGGAAAATTAGGTTTTGGGACAGCGCCGTTAGGTAATATGTATCGCGTGATTCCAGAAGAGGAAGCAAAAGATACGGTAAAAGCAGCTTGGGAACACGGCATTCGCTATTTTGACACGGCACCATTTTACGGTGCAGGTCTTGCGGAGATGCGTTTAGGCGAGGTGCTGTCACACTATGAGCGAGATGACTACGTGTTGAGTACGAAAGTCGGTCGTGTAGTTCTTGATGAAACAGAAAAGAAAGATGGTTTGTTTCAATATGGTCGTCAGAATAAGGTCGTTGATGATTATAGTGCGGAGGGGACACGCAAGTCGATAGAGCAGAGTTTAGAGCGACTTCAGACAGACAGGCTTGATATTGTTTACGTCCATGATATTTCACCGGACTTCCATGGTGATGAGTGGTTGTCCAAATTTGAAGAGGCAAGAACAGGGGCTTTTCGCGAGCTGACACGGCTTCGGGATGAAGGCGTGATTAAGGCGTGGGGGATAGGCGTCAATCGAACTGAGCCGATAGAGCTTGCTTTAGAATTGGAAGAAACGAAGCCAGACATCGCGCTCCAAGCGACGAGGTATACGCTATTAAACCATGAGCATGCTTTAAAACGGCTCATGCCATTAGCAAAAGAAAAAGGAGTAGATATTGTCGTCGGTGCGCCATACGGTTCTGGCATTATTGCTGGAGGTTCACATTATGAATACAGTGAAGCCTCGTCTGAGATCAGCTCAACAGTTGACAAGTTAAACGCGTTAGCTAACGCACATAATGTAAACTTGATTGCTGCGGCTCTTCAGTTTTCAGCAGCTCATCCAGCTGTAGCGGCCGTCATCCCAGGAACTACTCGGCCAGAGCGGATTGAACAAAATATCGCAGCCTTACATGAAGAGATACCGACCGCATTTTGGCAAGAATTGCGTGACAAAGGTTTCGTCTCTCCTGAGGCGCCGTTGCCAATTGATGACTAA
- a CDS encoding SDR family oxidoreductase codes for MKVLVVGANGQIGKHLVSFIKESEGMEARAMIRKEEQAPFFENLEAETAIVDLEDDVETIAKAAEGVDAIVFTAGSGPHTGKDKTILIDLDGAVKTIEAAKVAGVKRFIMISSFDTSREAIQGAPASFAPYVAAKHYADEWLKDTDLDYTIIHPGALTNDKGTGKIKTHQESEIREVPREDVAKVIVASLENDATIGKAFQVVTGDVPISEAVNAIS; via the coding sequence ATGAAAGTTCTTGTTGTAGGCGCGAACGGTCAAATTGGGAAACATCTTGTATCCTTCATTAAAGAGAGTGAAGGGATGGAAGCAAGAGCGATGATTCGTAAGGAGGAACAGGCTCCCTTTTTTGAAAATTTAGAGGCCGAAACGGCAATCGTTGATTTAGAGGATGATGTGGAGACCATTGCAAAGGCGGCAGAAGGTGTTGATGCCATTGTCTTTACCGCTGGTTCAGGCCCGCACACAGGGAAGGATAAAACGATCCTGATCGATTTAGACGGTGCAGTCAAAACAATTGAAGCCGCCAAAGTGGCTGGTGTTAAGCGCTTTATTATGATATCGTCCTTTGATACGAGTCGAGAAGCCATTCAAGGAGCACCAGCGTCATTTGCACCGTACGTAGCAGCAAAGCATTATGCAGATGAGTGGTTAAAAGACACAGACTTAGACTATACGATCATCCATCCTGGTGCTTTAACGAATGACAAAGGAACTGGTAAGATAAAAACCCACCAAGAATCAGAAATAAGAGAGGTGCCGCGAGAAGATGTGGCGAAAGTGATCGTGGCCAGCTTGGAGAACGATGCAACCATTGGCAAGGCATTTCAAGTGGTGACTGGTGATGTGCCAATTAGCGAAGCGGTGAACGCGATATCGTGA